In one window of Nakamurella sp. PAMC28650 DNA:
- a CDS encoding diguanylate cyclase encodes MSKISRRSPPTPATRSWTLRHWQLRTVPHPAKVFLLLVELTAVAITVALLVAQRVSTAEWVRLGVLTFLAIGYAEAGARIERLKRYLSPGGDKVASNQVSVWAFAAVLTVPSGWAAVLVALLYGQYLVRRCRDRTGVPYRVIFAGATVMLSAEAAGALVTWDGGGDVLRGGLRAPVVVIAALLVFTLVNFGVLLTGMCLVRRPPTLRAMLPDSDSFGYEIATLALGIVTAEFLVHSLALTPVALILAAYLHRSSLVNSLHRSSRTDPKTGLPNLPAWTEHAQAVLAHSHRHGQTVTILFCDLDHFKVVNDMYGHQVGDRVLAAVAQCLRRELRGHDGIGRFGGEEFVVVLDAISAAEADAVAGRLRTAVSALHFDDDLTITMSVGMASHEPGLVAPELQPLIGRADKALRIAKADGRNRVRAA; translated from the coding sequence ATGTCGAAGATCAGCCGCAGATCTCCGCCCACCCCTGCCACCCGTTCGTGGACACTTCGTCACTGGCAGCTACGAACCGTTCCCCACCCAGCGAAGGTGTTCCTTCTCCTGGTGGAACTGACCGCCGTCGCCATCACGGTCGCCCTCCTGGTGGCCCAACGCGTGAGCACCGCCGAATGGGTCCGGCTCGGCGTGCTCACTTTTCTGGCCATCGGGTATGCCGAGGCAGGCGCCCGGATCGAACGGCTGAAGCGATACCTCTCACCCGGTGGCGACAAGGTGGCGTCCAACCAGGTGTCGGTCTGGGCGTTCGCCGCGGTCCTGACGGTTCCCTCGGGTTGGGCAGCCGTGCTGGTCGCCCTCCTGTACGGGCAGTACCTGGTCCGTCGCTGCCGCGACCGGACCGGCGTGCCGTATCGGGTGATCTTCGCCGGCGCGACCGTGATGTTGTCGGCGGAAGCCGCCGGCGCTCTGGTGACCTGGGACGGCGGGGGTGACGTCCTGCGCGGAGGTCTGCGGGCCCCCGTCGTGGTGATCGCAGCTCTACTGGTCTTCACCCTGGTCAACTTCGGGGTGTTGCTGACGGGTATGTGCCTGGTGCGACGGCCCCCGACGCTGCGGGCGATGCTCCCCGACTCCGACTCCTTCGGTTACGAGATCGCGACCCTGGCGCTGGGTATCGTCACGGCCGAGTTCCTCGTGCACTCCTTGGCCCTCACACCTGTCGCCCTGATCCTGGCCGCGTACCTGCACCGGAGTTCTCTGGTGAATTCGCTGCATCGCTCGTCACGGACAGATCCCAAGACCGGTCTGCCCAATCTGCCGGCCTGGACCGAACATGCGCAGGCCGTGCTGGCGCACAGCCACCGGCACGGCCAGACGGTCACCATCCTGTTCTGCGATCTGGACCACTTCAAGGTCGTCAACGACATGTACGGCCATCAGGTCGGCGACCGGGTGCTGGCCGCCGTGGCTCAGTGCCTGCGCCGCGAACTGCGAGGACACGACGGCATCGGCAGGTTCGGTGGCGAGGAGTTCGTCGTCGTCCTGGACGCGATCAGCGCGGCCGAGGCCGACGCGGTGGCCGGACGACTGCGGACCGCGGTGAGTGCGCTGCACTTCGACGACGACCTGACCATCACGATGTCGGTCGGCATGGCCAGTCACGAACCCGGCCTGGTTGCCCCGGAACTCCAGCCTCTCATCGGTCGTGCGGACAAGGCGCTCCGCATCGCGAAAGCAGACGGGCGGAACCGGGTGCGCGCCGCCTGA
- a CDS encoding ABC transporter ATP-binding protein, translating to MRSSGGTAVHAIRPAVETAPPDPVLVLSGLSKRFGARVAVDDVSLTVHRGRIHGLLGPNGAGKTTTLRMVLGVVRPDLGTIELDGRALTPDVPRGRCGIAGFVETPNFYPYLSASRNLELLSAWDGPMAHRKVEELLERVGLADRAHSRVRGFSTGMRQRLGLAAALISDPQVLVVDEPTTGLDPAGIRDLHALLTQLAAAGHTIVLSSHDLAEVDQLCTDVSVLRSGAVVYDGTMTALRDRAPAHAWRLRTSDDERAAELATGQAQLSVHPGSGALMVAAGTAELDDYVIALAAAGVAVRELRREDLPFESLFFQLTEPASDPPQPLLSGRSDQ from the coding sequence GTGAGGTCTTCCGGGGGTACCGCTGTGCACGCCATCAGACCGGCAGTGGAGACGGCACCGCCCGATCCGGTCCTGGTGTTGTCCGGACTGTCCAAACGTTTCGGAGCAAGGGTGGCGGTGGACGATGTCTCGCTGACCGTTCACCGGGGGCGTATCCACGGCCTGCTCGGGCCGAACGGGGCCGGCAAGACGACCACGCTCCGCATGGTGCTCGGCGTGGTCCGGCCCGACCTGGGCACCATCGAGCTGGACGGTCGCGCCCTGACCCCCGACGTCCCCCGCGGCCGTTGTGGCATCGCCGGTTTCGTGGAGACACCGAACTTCTACCCCTATCTCAGCGCGAGCCGCAACCTGGAACTGCTGTCGGCGTGGGACGGGCCGATGGCTCATCGCAAGGTCGAGGAACTGCTGGAACGCGTGGGTCTGGCCGACCGGGCCCACAGCAGGGTCCGCGGCTTCTCCACCGGAATGCGGCAACGCCTCGGACTGGCCGCGGCGCTGATCAGCGACCCGCAGGTCCTGGTCGTCGACGAACCCACCACCGGGCTGGATCCGGCCGGCATCAGGGACCTGCACGCGCTGCTGACGCAGTTGGCGGCAGCCGGCCACACCATCGTGTTGTCCAGCCACGACCTGGCCGAGGTCGACCAGCTGTGTACGGACGTGTCCGTGCTGCGGTCCGGTGCGGTGGTCTACGACGGCACCATGACCGCGCTCCGCGACCGGGCTCCGGCACACGCCTGGCGGCTGCGCACCTCGGACGACGAGCGTGCCGCCGAATTGGCGACCGGGCAGGCGCAGCTGAGCGTCCACCCGGGATCGGGTGCGCTGATGGTCGCTGCGGGGACCGCGGAACTGGACGACTACGTCATCGCTCTTGCTGCCGCCGGGGTGGCCGTCCGTGAGTTGCGCCGCGAGGATCTACCGTTCGAATCGCTGTTCTTCCAACTGACCGAACCTGCCTCCGACCCCCCGCAACCGCTGCTGTCCGGGCGGTCCGACCAGTGA
- a CDS encoding MFS transporter — translation MPVDSTGQPDAETVGTPAPGFTAVLRIREFRLLWLADIQSLLGDQVARVALSVLVFDSTRSGLATAAVYALTFLPALVGSVLLGHLADRLPRRALLVAGDLIRAALLAAMTIPHLSITVLASLLVLSVLVGTPWKAAESALVVDILPKSDYPMGLGLRSATSQAAQLAGFAVGGLAVAAIGPRTALAVDAATFLVSAVVIRLGVRCRPLVTHLTPSATSESPEPQHHRQRHWLDGPRAVFGDTRLRTLLAFSWLLGLIVVPEGLAAPYAAQLGGGPQSVGILLASGPAGVLVGTVLYTRCLSAPTRAALLGPFAAAAGLPLVACLTAPGLILSCLFWAFAGSFTGYQVQVVTEFVQTISPHIRGQGIAIASAGLLGAQGVGLLAGGLITQFAAPSTAIAAAGGAAVVLGSALMLVRYRHHPIDPAER, via the coding sequence ATGCCGGTCGATTCCACGGGTCAACCCGATGCAGAAACCGTCGGAACCCCGGCTCCAGGATTCACGGCGGTCCTCCGCATCCGCGAGTTCCGTCTGCTGTGGCTGGCGGACATCCAGTCGCTGCTGGGCGATCAGGTCGCCCGGGTCGCGTTGTCGGTCCTGGTCTTCGACAGCACCCGATCCGGGCTGGCCACCGCGGCCGTCTATGCCCTGACCTTCCTGCCGGCACTGGTGGGCAGCGTCCTTCTCGGGCACCTGGCCGACCGTCTGCCGCGCCGCGCGCTCCTGGTGGCCGGCGACCTGATCCGCGCCGCACTGCTCGCCGCGATGACGATCCCGCACCTCTCGATCACCGTCCTGGCCTCCCTGCTCGTGCTGTCCGTACTGGTCGGCACCCCCTGGAAGGCCGCCGAGTCCGCTCTCGTCGTGGACATCCTCCCGAAGTCGGACTATCCGATGGGGCTGGGACTACGGTCGGCGACCAGCCAGGCCGCCCAGCTGGCCGGTTTCGCCGTCGGCGGTCTGGCGGTGGCGGCCATCGGCCCCCGTACGGCCCTGGCCGTGGATGCCGCAACCTTCCTGGTCTCGGCGGTCGTCATTCGCCTCGGGGTGCGCTGTCGTCCGTTAGTGACGCATCTCACTCCTTCGGCGACCTCTGAATCACCTGAACCACAGCACCACCGACAACGCCACTGGCTGGATGGTCCCCGCGCAGTGTTCGGGGACACCCGGCTCCGTACCCTCCTGGCCTTCTCCTGGCTACTGGGACTCATCGTCGTCCCGGAAGGTCTGGCGGCCCCGTATGCGGCCCAGCTCGGCGGGGGTCCGCAGAGTGTCGGGATCCTGCTGGCGTCCGGTCCGGCCGGCGTACTGGTCGGGACGGTCCTCTACACGAGATGTCTGTCGGCACCGACGCGCGCCGCCCTGCTGGGTCCCTTCGCTGCCGCGGCCGGCCTGCCCCTGGTCGCCTGCCTCACTGCCCCCGGCCTCATCCTCAGCTGCCTGTTCTGGGCTTTCGCGGGGAGTTTCACCGGCTACCAGGTCCAGGTCGTCACGGAGTTCGTCCAGACGATTTCCCCGCACATCCGGGGCCAGGGCATCGCCATCGCCTCGGCGGGACTGCTGGGTGCTCAGGGTGTCGGCCTCCTGGCCGGCGGCCTGATCACGCAGTTCGCCGCGCCCTCTACCGCCATCGCCGCTGCAGGTGGAGCGGCTGTGGTCCTGGGAAGCGCGCTCATGCTGGTCCGATATCGACACCACCCGATCGACCCAGCCGAGCGCTGA
- a CDS encoding glycoside hydrolase family 26 protein, whose protein sequence is MRRTFFRSLISLTAAVVLTWAGFSHAAASASPARPAVAEKPVPAVANVAPVAAAVTQVIAAAASIDVGVATSSAMAAPTSAAATAPAATAPAATAPAATAPAATAPAATAPAATAPAATAPAATAPAATAPAATAPAATAPVTTAPATTAAVTSPAGAASPQISYAHLRFGLGTPGGFYDDSELPPVESAVGEVPSVILAYSDFTQGAPIAGLDAVTSRGQTPLLTWEPWQAGSADQPNYSLGHIISGDYDTYIRSWASDLKSWGKPVMLRFAHEMNGNWYPWSEQVNGNQPGQYVAAWRHVHDIFTRMGDHNVSWVWSPNVVYDGSIALHELYPGPGYVDVVAMDGYNWGTTHSDSVWTSPADLFGSTLSQVRRIAPGLPIIIGETASAESGGSKADWITTLFSYLTSQPDVTAVVWFDYNKEADWRINSSDASVAAFKAALSSRS, encoded by the coding sequence ATGCGTAGAACCTTCTTCCGATCGCTGATTTCGTTGACGGCAGCAGTCGTGCTGACCTGGGCGGGCTTCAGCCATGCGGCGGCGTCGGCGTCGCCGGCGCGGCCGGCGGTCGCGGAGAAGCCGGTCCCGGCAGTGGCGAACGTGGCGCCGGTGGCGGCCGCCGTCACCCAGGTCATCGCCGCAGCTGCCAGCATCGACGTGGGAGTCGCGACCAGCTCGGCGATGGCCGCCCCGACGTCGGCCGCCGCGACCGCTCCTGCCGCGACCGCGCCTGCCGCGACCGCTCCTGCCGCGACCGCGCCTGCCGCGACCGCTCCTGCCGCGACGGCTCCTGCCGCGACGGCTCCTGCCGCGACGGCTCCTGCCGCGACCGCTCCTGCCGCGACGGCTCCTGCCGCGACGGCTCCTGCCGCGACGGCGCCCGTCACGACGGCGCCCGCCACGACGGCGGCGGTCACAAGCCCGGCTGGTGCGGCATCTCCGCAGATCAGCTACGCCCACCTCAGATTCGGTCTCGGTACCCCCGGGGGTTTCTACGATGACTCCGAGCTGCCCCCGGTCGAGTCTGCGGTCGGCGAGGTGCCGTCGGTGATCCTGGCCTACAGCGACTTCACGCAGGGGGCACCGATCGCCGGACTCGACGCCGTCACCAGCCGGGGCCAGACGCCCCTGCTCACCTGGGAGCCGTGGCAGGCGGGCAGTGCCGATCAGCCGAACTACTCACTGGGCCACATCATCTCGGGCGATTACGACACCTACATCAGGTCCTGGGCGAGCGACCTGAAGAGCTGGGGGAAGCCCGTGATGCTGCGCTTCGCTCACGAGATGAACGGCAACTGGTACCCCTGGTCCGAGCAGGTCAACGGGAACCAGCCGGGCCAGTACGTCGCGGCCTGGCGTCACGTGCACGACATCTTCACCAGGATGGGCGATCACAACGTCTCCTGGGTGTGGAGTCCGAACGTCGTGTACGACGGCTCGATCGCGCTGCACGAGCTGTACCCGGGTCCGGGCTATGTCGACGTGGTGGCGATGGACGGCTACAACTGGGGCACCACCCATTCCGACTCGGTCTGGACGAGCCCGGCCGATCTGTTCGGCTCGACGCTCTCACAGGTACGGAGGATCGCACCCGGTCTCCCGATCATCATCGGTGAAACCGCTTCGGCCGAGTCCGGTGGTTCCAAGGCGGACTGGATCACAACCCTGTTCTCCTACCTGACGTCCCAGCCGGACGTCACCGCCGTGGTCTGGTTCGACTACAACAAGGAAGCGGACTGGCGGATCAACAGCTCGGACGCCTCGGTTGCGGCTTTCAAGGCAGCGCTGTCCTCCCGGAGCTAG
- a CDS encoding pyruvate dehydrogenase gives MSELLEHPIPAGRAPDEASLATLRQISQRVLWLSTAIVDAANRGRENTTGIKVGGHQASSASMVDVMVALWFHELTSQDRVSVKPHASPVLHAINYLLGDLDPKYLTTLREMGGLQSYPSRLKDPDTVDFSTGSVGIGATAALWAAMSHRYVRSHLPDAPGAGRFISLLGDAELDEGAIWEAVADPSVSSLGELLWVVDLNRQSLDRVVPDIQIQRLQGMFAAAGWQVITVKWGRRISKIFERPGGDELRRRLEEMSNEEYQRMLRVPRPEIAGRILADGGSEALHALVNGMIDEELTAAVRDLGGHDLGLLIDTFDSVDRHRPSVVFAYTVKGRGLATEGHPNNHSALQTGAQMEDLARESGVDIADPWRTFDPDSPADVLCRRRQVQLRRPQVEVTADILMPVSLGHPHRKPLSTQAALGRLLADLPRDAPSVAARVVTCSPDVASSTNLGGWINKTGVWAVRARRDWFADDAERVLRWAEASSGQHIELGIAEVNLVGLLSELGATWSRWGERLIPIATIYDPFVSRALEPWSYGIYAGGQSILVGTPSGVTLAPEGGAHQSITTPSIGLEQPGCVAWEPASSQDLEWCFLHAMSQVGVVGGTSSYFRLSTRPVDPASFAVPQEPMLLERRRRQAVAGGYRVSGHDPKLEQVTLVGVGAMMPEIFGAADLLAGAGVTAGVICLTSPDLLFRSLQQRGSRAPAGSDILDMLFPAACPTPLVTVLDGHPHTLAFLAAARGDRIRCLGVSGFGQSSNLPDAHALHGIDIASIADAALTLLGR, from the coding sequence ATGAGCGAACTTCTCGAGCACCCGATCCCGGCCGGTCGGGCCCCGGACGAGGCCAGTCTGGCGACACTGCGGCAGATCTCCCAACGAGTCCTCTGGCTCTCCACCGCCATCGTCGACGCTGCGAACCGGGGCCGCGAGAACACCACCGGGATCAAGGTGGGTGGCCACCAGGCGTCGTCCGCGTCGATGGTCGATGTGATGGTGGCGCTCTGGTTCCACGAGCTCACCAGCCAGGACCGGGTGTCGGTCAAACCGCACGCCTCGCCTGTTCTGCATGCGATCAACTACCTGCTGGGTGATCTCGATCCGAAGTACCTGACGACCCTGCGGGAGATGGGTGGGTTGCAGAGCTATCCGAGCCGGCTCAAGGACCCCGACACCGTGGACTTCTCGACCGGTTCGGTGGGAATCGGGGCCACCGCGGCGCTGTGGGCCGCCATGTCACACCGGTACGTCCGTTCGCACCTTCCCGACGCGCCCGGAGCCGGCCGGTTCATCAGCCTGCTCGGCGATGCCGAACTGGACGAAGGTGCGATCTGGGAGGCCGTCGCGGACCCGTCGGTCTCCTCGCTCGGTGAGCTCCTGTGGGTGGTGGACCTCAATCGGCAGTCCCTGGACCGGGTGGTGCCGGACATCCAGATCCAACGGCTGCAAGGCATGTTCGCTGCAGCGGGATGGCAGGTGATCACCGTCAAGTGGGGCCGGCGGATCAGCAAGATCTTCGAGCGCCCCGGCGGTGACGAGCTGCGCCGGCGCCTCGAGGAGATGTCCAACGAGGAGTACCAGCGGATGCTGCGGGTACCGCGCCCGGAGATCGCCGGCCGGATTCTCGCCGACGGAGGCTCAGAAGCCCTGCACGCGTTGGTGAACGGGATGATCGACGAGGAGCTGACCGCCGCCGTGAGGGACCTCGGTGGCCATGACCTCGGACTGCTGATCGACACCTTCGACTCGGTCGACCGTCATCGCCCCAGCGTGGTGTTCGCCTACACGGTCAAGGGACGTGGACTGGCGACCGAGGGCCATCCCAACAACCACTCGGCGCTGCAGACCGGCGCTCAGATGGAAGACCTCGCACGCGAGAGTGGCGTCGACATCGCCGATCCGTGGCGGACCTTCGATCCGGACAGTCCTGCCGATGTGCTGTGCCGTCGACGGCAGGTCCAGCTGCGGCGCCCCCAGGTCGAGGTGACGGCAGACATCCTGATGCCGGTCTCGCTCGGGCATCCGCATCGCAAGCCGTTGTCGACGCAGGCGGCCCTCGGACGGCTGCTGGCCGACCTGCCGCGTGACGCTCCATCAGTAGCGGCCCGGGTGGTCACCTGCAGTCCTGACGTGGCCTCCTCGACGAACCTCGGCGGCTGGATCAACAAGACCGGGGTCTGGGCGGTGCGGGCGCGCCGCGACTGGTTCGCCGACGACGCCGAACGGGTACTCCGCTGGGCGGAGGCCAGCAGCGGACAACACATCGAACTGGGAATCGCGGAGGTGAACCTGGTCGGCCTGCTCAGCGAACTGGGAGCCACCTGGAGCCGGTGGGGCGAGCGGCTGATCCCGATCGCGACCATCTACGACCCGTTCGTCTCCCGGGCGCTGGAGCCCTGGTCCTACGGCATCTACGCCGGTGGCCAGTCGATCCTCGTCGGTACCCCCTCGGGTGTCACCCTGGCGCCCGAAGGCGGTGCGCACCAGTCGATCACCACCCCGTCGATCGGTCTGGAGCAGCCGGGTTGCGTGGCCTGGGAACCGGCCTCCAGCCAGGATCTCGAGTGGTGCTTCCTGCACGCGATGTCGCAGGTCGGGGTCGTCGGCGGCACGTCCTCCTACTTCCGGCTGTCGACAAGGCCCGTCGATCCGGCATCGTTCGCGGTGCCCCAGGAGCCGATGCTGCTGGAACGGCGCCGGCGGCAGGCCGTCGCCGGCGGCTACCGGGTGAGCGGTCACGACCCGAAGCTGGAGCAGGTCACGCTGGTGGGTGTCGGTGCGATGATGCCCGAGATCTTCGGGGCGGCCGATCTTCTCGCCGGTGCGGGGGTGACCGCCGGTGTCATCTGCCTGACCAGTCCCGATCTGCTGTTCCGGTCGCTCCAGCAGCGGGGGAGTCGGGCGCCGGCAGGCTCCGACATCCTGGACATGCTCTTCCCGGCTGCCTGTCCGACCCCGTTGGTCACCGTGCTCGACGGACACCCGCACACCCTGGCGTTCCTTGCCGCTGCGCGGGGCGATCGGATCCGCTGTCTCGGGGTGAGTGGTTTCGGGCAGTCGTCCAACCTTCCGGATGCCCATGCCCTGCACGGCATCGACATCGCGTCCATCGCCGACGCCGCACTGACGTTGCTGGGTCGATAA
- a CDS encoding Clp protease N-terminal domain-containing protein, with product MDDDWLTRGMRGLVRRCVAEAVRRGSATVEAEHVLLALTADPAGDLGVVLLEAGLPHGALVAALRQERLLSLATAGVTPIDAQDLTATPRTRKPTWGASVVAARAREHRSPTHGLRRRFPEIDVLVGILRADIGTVPRALAIVGVDRPALVARLGQMQARTSNTR from the coding sequence ATGGATGACGACTGGTTGACCCGTGGCATGCGCGGGCTCGTCCGGAGGTGCGTCGCAGAGGCCGTTCGACGCGGCAGCGCCACGGTGGAGGCCGAGCACGTCCTGCTGGCGTTGACCGCCGACCCCGCCGGCGATCTCGGGGTCGTCCTGCTCGAAGCGGGCCTCCCGCACGGGGCGCTGGTGGCCGCCCTCCGCCAGGAACGCCTGCTGAGCCTGGCCACCGCCGGCGTCACCCCCATCGACGCCCAGGACCTGACCGCTACCCCGCGGACCAGGAAGCCGACCTGGGGTGCCTCCGTCGTGGCAGCAAGAGCAAGGGAACATCGTTCCCCGACCCACGGCCTACGTCGGCGCTTCCCCGAGATCGACGTCCTGGTCGGCATTCTCCGGGCCGACATCGGTACCGTGCCGCGCGCGCTGGCGATCGTCGGGGTCGACCGACCCGCGCTCGTCGCTCGCCTGGGACAGATGCAGGCCAGGACAAGCAACACACGTTGA
- a CDS encoding ABC transporter permease produces the protein MTENLLVPIGSRTGERSGPAEQRDRIKHPLWLTYQWELEKLTAQFRTRLALVLALLGPALFAVGLKFATDVPADTLFGRWVTDSGYAVPLVVLGFAGSWGFPLLVCLIAGDIFSAEDHYRTWTSLLTRSVGRRSVFGGKVLAAATYSVLIVVLLTVSSVLSGLLLVGRQPLVGLSGNLLGSSQAALLVLSGWASVLPAVLSFAALGVLVSVATRNSLAGILVPTVLGLLLQLLLLVGGVMDGVRAFLPGASFVAWVGLFAAPSFVRPMLIGVGCSLVYGALFLMVAWTLFRRRDVTGA, from the coding sequence GTGACCGAGAACCTGCTGGTTCCCATAGGTTCCAGGACGGGGGAGCGCTCCGGCCCTGCGGAGCAACGGGACCGGATCAAGCATCCGCTGTGGCTCACGTATCAGTGGGAGCTGGAGAAATTGACCGCGCAGTTCCGCACCAGGCTCGCCCTGGTGCTCGCCCTGCTGGGACCTGCACTGTTCGCCGTGGGCCTGAAGTTCGCCACCGACGTACCGGCAGACACGTTGTTCGGCCGCTGGGTGACCGACTCCGGGTACGCGGTCCCGCTGGTGGTACTGGGTTTCGCGGGTTCGTGGGGGTTTCCGCTGCTGGTCTGCCTGATCGCCGGGGATATCTTCTCCGCCGAGGACCACTACCGCACCTGGACCTCCCTGCTCACCCGTTCGGTAGGCCGCCGCAGTGTGTTCGGAGGCAAAGTCCTTGCTGCGGCCACCTACTCGGTTCTGATCGTCGTGCTGCTGACCGTGAGCAGCGTGCTGTCCGGTCTGCTGCTGGTCGGGCGTCAGCCGTTGGTCGGGCTGTCGGGCAATCTGCTGGGCTCCTCGCAGGCCGCCTTGCTGGTGCTGTCGGGTTGGGCGTCGGTGCTGCCTGCGGTCCTCTCGTTCGCGGCGTTGGGTGTGCTGGTGTCGGTGGCCACCCGCAACAGCCTGGCCGGGATCCTGGTGCCCACCGTGCTGGGACTGCTGCTGCAGTTGCTCCTGCTGGTCGGCGGGGTGATGGACGGCGTCCGGGCGTTCCTGCCGGGGGCCTCCTTCGTGGCCTGGGTCGGCTTGTTCGCCGCCCCGTCCTTCGTTCGGCCGATGCTGATCGGCGTCGGTTGCTCGCTGGTCTACGGCGCGCTCTTCCTCATGGTGGCGTGGACGCTCTTCCGGCGCCGGGACGTGACCGGTGCCTGA
- a CDS encoding anthrone oxygenase family protein yields MTITGRILDLASILLAALVAGVFWGPWLAVSRSMNSFSPTVLLALVQRMDRNLGSVMGVLMPVALASMIAVLVNSYRSRPETFYPTLFGFALFLMTLLVTAFVEVPIVTQIRAWTVATMPADWQRLRDRWVSFHLLRVVGGMTGLALLVAGPVLR; encoded by the coding sequence ATGACGATCACAGGTCGCATTCTGGACCTGGCCAGCATCCTGCTGGCCGCACTGGTGGCCGGGGTGTTCTGGGGGCCATGGCTGGCCGTGAGTCGCTCGATGAACAGCTTCTCGCCGACCGTTTTACTGGCTCTCGTGCAGCGGATGGACCGCAATCTCGGATCGGTGATGGGGGTCCTGATGCCCGTGGCCCTGGCGTCGATGATCGCGGTACTGGTCAATTCCTACCGATCCCGGCCGGAGACGTTCTACCCCACGCTGTTCGGCTTCGCACTGTTCCTGATGACCCTGCTGGTGACAGCGTTCGTGGAGGTACCGATCGTCACGCAGATCCGTGCCTGGACAGTGGCGACGATGCCGGCGGACTGGCAGCGGCTTCGCGACCGATGGGTCTCCTTCCACCTCCTGCGCGTGGTCGGAGGCATGACCGGGCTTGCACTGCTGGTGGCCGGCCCCGTTCTCAGGTAG
- a CDS encoding helix-turn-helix domain-containing protein has product MPSPPPAHTGGPADRLAAVVALRELADRMEDAGVEQAMREGWSWTEVAQALGVTRQAVHKKHLHRLVEAGIELRRRHG; this is encoded by the coding sequence ATGCCCTCGCCCCCGCCAGCCCATACCGGGGGCCCGGCCGATCGACTGGCCGCCGTCGTCGCGCTCCGAGAACTGGCCGACCGCATGGAGGATGCCGGTGTCGAGCAGGCCATGCGCGAGGGCTGGTCGTGGACGGAGGTGGCCCAGGCCCTGGGTGTCACACGCCAGGCCGTGCACAAGAAGCACCTGCACCGCCTGGTCGAGGCCGGGATCGAATTGAGGAGGCGCCATGGATGA